One region of Daphnia pulicaria isolate SC F1-1A chromosome 7, SC_F0-13Bv2, whole genome shotgun sequence genomic DNA includes:
- the LOC124349362 gene encoding voltage-dependent T-type calcium channel subunit alpha-1G-like isoform X6: protein MDRRVGDEVGEGGGGGGGGDPAAVAAVPADKSPVITTKNRPSSPTSLRLLLLLPPPQPSMAVARPELVIDDTVQQSPTTDNQVEPQQQQQQQQPETTRTPPSVYIECSPSTAGPNYGGEGEAGGGGDDVLYYSGYHSEEVDEDLEDLEEEQEEEDEDDEVEEEEEEEEEDQVDGQEEDEEEEEDGLPFPGFVPVTLGFMTQYSRPRSFCLRMITNPWFERISMAVIFFNCVTLGMYQPCIDQVCNTNRCRILQMLDDFIFAFFAVEMSIKMVAMGIYGKGTYLAETWNRLDCFIVVAGAVEYCLDMENMNLSAIRTIRVLRPLRAINRIPSMRILVMLLLDTLPMLGNVLLLCFFVFFIFGIVGVQLWAGILRQRCYLDLPKGIHPPPTLPLSSYYKVQETEKDYICSLAKDSGMHTCGSLPPTKWDGRFCNDSVVPGIPVGMDGLSVNGSCINWNQYYTDCRAGEKNPFQGAISFDNIGLAWVAIFLVISLEGWTDIMYYVQDAHSFWDWVYFVLLIVIGSFFMINLCLVVIATQFSETKKREMERMRLERARYQSTSTLASTSASESTSCYRQIIKYIAHLWRRSKRRILRRYRAYRSRKKLQQQQMQLQHQQHGKQQPVTHSLSLRTRRKQQQSRRRKRRRRRSRHPHPQCPQHGVVAQQQQQQDNTLRRNSPFSSSLRVPSVSSQVALRINDGPASNVESPVPILSIGRRASVAVSIDHQQQQRSSPFLSPRGSLALADDSSDSSQLLTPRTPRRRRSSVMFSNVVVEHGLSNSAADVNVCWNEKTTQTGQTGGGGFNCELVVGSPGGITHPPAGSSNPSSPLSLNRKSLLRQRKSSNADEQRLPSPGLMAGGVTTTTTTAAAATSPQVPNGAGLTCQELLALSGALGAALPTPLALPNYPSVEDPASPQLSSTAVAAMAVSPTVTSSKHSNNNKCNNQLLAPPGMMPILPTLAMSLWPEPFQGAARSGSDHWTTVACSRKPTETDVTAVEGETDNEENRDNCCCCCSSDDDDDSGSDDDSGSDEEGNEEEEEEDYYYEGDEEQPGAAAVEVSEHRRSPIARYFSLVKKYYKTFQRSVKALVEHKYFQQALLGAILINTLSMGIEYHNQPEELTLTVEFSNIVFSAIFAIEMLLKVIAEGPLNYVGNGFNVFDGVIVILSLVEVFQSFNRFEGDDGGSSGLSVLRTFRLLRILKLVRFMPNLRRQLIVMLRTMDNVAVFFALLLLFIFIFSVLGMYLFGGKFCMREDGSRSCTCSEILDRDPGCVCDRKHFNTLLWATVTVFQILTQEDWNVVLFNGMEKTSHWAALYFVALMTFGNYVLFNLLVAILVEGFSAERTERLEREQREQARQERHAARALATAAALSIQDEGTSGAGSCHDEQAPPPPNDSSPDSPQEQQQQLQQLQQQHDNYFSRSSVTEESCSPVGYGGDSRLHQVDYTPSPVINSAELADLLLEEERKQAKLALLESQQQRRLKENSYNAIQEQQRRESLHNKSQLDCPGSPNHYDPKSNIDRGSFKQTILLCQPPPPSVISRPEFQTRTAINGSERMETTGASSSSSQHLLHPSAAAPIITHTAATPQGSPNATLDSICSRRDSSSSSCVRLSPLKSVKLVGLSSPRTSAETSPLHGDGINLGLETLSSPSLLRTPSNRSCASSRSSRRSSLTPIMPTRSILSRKSSLAAPSGGPMISSPEESADTNSLLPLSPSEDRGGGGNGVLRQGSKKLWRKLSSRETGGMPNVESQADLEAELEEDRNAGNYNLLNNLNNQRQPSCSNHDRLACNGSVQHDGIHQPFNRKPILSHQNSFGSPTTLSPQNSIRSNGSSPRTPSPGFNNLTQPNNNNNSSNFNFSIGEGQTGANSATTKTEEEVVVAAKKPLIVRLYERFPRLKEREDYALFLLSPENSIRQSCGNLVRKSWFDHSILFFIGLNCVTLAMERPLIPPDSFERAFLSLSNYVFTFVFAIEMMLKVLAVGMFYGSNAYFDSGWNIMDGLLVTVSIVDILMSLLSSGSPRIFGILRVFRLLRSLRPLRVINRAPGLKLVVQTLLSSLKPIGNIVLICCTFFIIFGILGVQLFKGSFFYCEGPNIRSVRNRTDCLAADPRNMWVNRAYNFDDLGQALMALFVLSSKDGWVNIMYTGLDAVGVDQQPIENYSEWRLIYFISFLLLVGFFVLNMFVGVVVENFHRCREEQEKEERARRMAKRARKMEKKRRIGIVVALNDVIDGTERGPKPRAVKTEMRRPPYYTNYSRSRLLIHNVVTSKYFDLAIAAVIGLNVVTMAMEFYLMPPELESALRIFNYFFTAVFIIESGCKMVALGVRRYIKDRWNQLDVSIVILSIGGIVLEEMKSDLIPINPTIIRVMRVLRIARVLKLLKMAKGIRSLLDTVMQALPQVGNLGLLFYLLFFIFAALGVELFGRLECDDDHPCQGLGEHAHFANFGIAFLTLFRVATGDNWNGIMKDTLRENCDHSADCIKNCCVSRIIAPIFFVIFVLMAQFVLVNVVVAVLMKHLEESHKQTAEEKIQTPTTETEGDTDDDALVEEVRETNAYPMITLSVDSETEAEVREEEDVKEEEDPTTASSVCSP from the exons ATGGATCGTCGGGTCGGAGATGAAGTAGGTgaagggggaggaggaggaggaggaggcgatCCAGCGGCAGTGGCGGCGGTGCCGGCAGACAAATCGCCCGTCATCACGACCAAGAACCGGCCATCATCGCCGACATCAttacggctgctgctgctcctgccgcCACCGCAGCCGTCGATGGCCGTCGCCCGTCCTGAACTTGTCATCGACGACACGGTCCAGCAGTCGCCGACGACGGACAATCAAGTGGagcctcaacaacaacaacaacagcagcagccagaaaCAACGAGGACGCCGCCCAGCGTTTACATCGAGTGCAGTCCGTCTACTGCTGGGCCCAACTACGGAGGAGAAGGAGAGGCCGGCGGTGGCGGAGACGACGTCCTCTACTATTCCGGCTACCACTCTGAGGAGGTGGACGAAGATCTGGAGGATTTGGAAGAGGAGcaagaggaggaagacgaagatgatgaagtggaggaagaagaagaagaagaagaagaagatcaagTTGAtggccaagaagaagatgaagaagaagaagaagatggtttACCCTTTCCAGGATTCGTACCCGTCACTTTGGGCTTCATGACCCAGTACAGCCGGCCCAGGAGCTTTTGCTTGCGGATGATCACCAATcc GTGGTTCGAGAGGATCAGCATGGCCGTCATTTTCTTCAACTGCGTCACGTTGGGCATGTACCAGCCGTGTATCGACCAAGTCTGCAACACCAATCGATGCAGAATCCTCCAG ATGTTGGACGATTTTATCTTCGCCTTCTTCGCCGTGGAAATGTCAATCAAAATGGTCGCCATGGGAATTTACGGCAAAGGAACTTACCTGGCAGAAACGTGGAACAGACTCGATTGTTTCATCGTCGTTGCCGg GGCGGTGGAATATTGCCTGGACATGGAGAACATGAATTTGTCGGCCATTCGAACGATTCGAGTCCTGCGACCGTTAAGGGCCATCAATCGGATACCCA GCATGAGGATATTGGTGATGCTCTTGCTCGACACGTTGCCCATGCTCGGCAATGTCCTGTTGCTCtgctttttcgtctttttcatcTTTGGAATCGTCGGCGTTCAACTCTGGGCCGGAATCCTCCGGCAGAGATGTTACCTCGACCTACCCAAGGGCATCCATCCACCGCCCACTTT gCCTCTGTCGAGCTATTACAAAGTGCAAGAGACGGAGAAGGACTACATCTGCTCGCTGGCCAAGGACAGCGGGATGCACACTTGCGGTTCGCTGCCTCCGACCAAATGGGACGGGCGCTTCTGCAACGACAGCGTCGTCCCCGGGATACCCGTCGGGATGGACGGCCTCTCCGTCAACGGCTCGTGCATCAATTGGAATCAATACTACACTGATTGCCGGGCCGGTGAAAAGAACCCTTTCCAGGGAGCCATCTCTTTTGATAATATCGGCCTGGCCTGGGTCGCCATCTTCCTc GTAATTAGTTTGGAGGGATGGACCGACATCATGTACTACGTCCAGGATGCCCACTCTTTCTGGGACTGGGTCTACTTTGTCCTCCTCATTGTG atcggcTCGTTCTTCATGATCAACCTGTGCCTGGTGGTGATAGCGACGCAGTTCTCCGAGACCAAGAAACGGGAAATGGAGCGGATGCGGCTGGAACGGGCTCGTTACCAGTCGACGTCGACGCTGGCCAGCACGTCGGCCAGCGAGTCGACGTCGTGCTACCGCCAAATCATCAAGTACATCGCCCACTTGTGGCGGAGGAGCAAGCGGCGCATACTCCGCCGCTACCGGGCCTACCGCAGCCGGAAGAAgttgcaacagcagcagatgcagctccagcaccagcagcacgGCAAGCAGCAGCCGGTGACGCATTCGCTCAGTTTGAGGACGAGACGGAAACAGCAGCAATCGCGGAggcggaagaggaggaggaggcggagCAGGCATCCGCATCCCCAATGCCCCCAACATGGCGTCGtcgcccaacaacaacaacaacaggacaACACATTACGGAGAAACAGTCCATTTTCCAGCAGTTTGCGAGTCCCTTCCGTCAGCTCGCAGGTAGCGTTGCGAATCAACGACGGGCCGGCCTCCAATGTTGAGTCGCCCGTGCCCATTCTCTCGATTGGCCGGCGGGCCAGCGTCGCCGTCTCCATcgaccaccagcagcagcaacgatcCTCTCCATTCCTCTCGCCTAGAG GATCGTTGGCGTTGGCCGATGACTCTTCGGATTCCTCGCAGCTGCTGACGCCGAGGACGCCCAGACGTCGCCGGAGCAGCGTCATGTTCAGCAACGTGGTGGTGGAGCATGGATTGAGCAACAGCGCGGCTGACGTCAACGTCTGCTGGAACGAGAAAACGACCCAGACGGGACAAACGGGCGGCGGCGGTTTCAACTGCGAACTTGTCGTTGGTTCTCCCGGCGGAATAACTCACCCGCCGGCTGGTTCCTCGAATCCTTCGTCTCCGCTGTCGCTGAACCGCAAATCTTTACTGAGACAAAGGAAATCCAGCAATGCGGACGAACAACGTCTACCCAGTCCCGGTCTAATGGCCGGTGGCgtaacgacgacgacaaccaccgccgccgccgccacttcACCGCAAGTCCCGAACGGGGCCGGTCTAACCTGCCAAGAATTGCTGGCTCTTAGCGGAGCCCTAGGGGCTGCACTTCCCACTCCTTTAGCGTTGCCCAACTATCCATCAGTGGAGGATCCAGCCTCACCGCAGTTATCATCGACGGCGGTGGCGGCCATGGCCGTTTCTCCGACCGTGACATCATCCAAGCATAGCAACAACAATAAATGCAATAACCAGCTATTGGCACCGCCGGGCATGATGCCCATTCTACCAACGTTAGCAATGTCACTTTGGCCGGAACCTTTCCAAG GAGCGGCCAGGAGCGGGAGCGATCACTGGACGACGGTTGCGTGCAGCAGGAAACCGACGGAAACGGACGTGACAGCCGTCGAGGGGGAGACGGACAACGAAGAGAACCGGGAcaattgctgttgctgctgttcgtctgatgacgacgacgattcGGGATCGGACGATGATTCGGGATCAGACGAGGAGGGGaacgaagaggaggaggaagaagactaTTATTACGAAGGAGACGAGGAACAGCCAGGAGCGGCGGCGGTCGAAGTGTCAGAGCATCGCCGCTCGCCCATCGCCCGCTACTTTTCACTCGTCaagaaatattacaaaacGTTCCAGCGGAGCGTCAAAGCTCTTGTCGAGCACAAATACTTCCAGCAGGCTCTTTTAGGAGCCATTCTTATCAACACGCTCAGCATGGGTATCGAATATCACAACCAG CCGGAAGAATTGACGCTGACGGTCGAATTCAGCAACATCGTTTTCTCTGCCATCTTCGCCATTGAGATGTTGCTCAAAGTCATCGCCGAGGGTCCGCTCAACTATGTCGGCAACGGATTCAACGTTTTCGACGGAGTCATCGTCATCCTCAG TTTGGTGGAAGTCTTTCAGAGCTTCAATCGGTTCGAAGGGGACGACGGCGGCAGTTCGGGCCTGTCTGTTTTGCGAACGTTCCGTCTCTTGCGCATTTTGAAGCTGGTCCGCTTCATGCCCAACTTGCGCCGCCAATTGATCGTCATGTTGCGCACCATGGACAACGTGGCCGTCTTCTTCGCCTTGCTCcttctcttcattttcataTTCAG CGTACTAGGCATGTATCTGTTTGGCGGTAAATTTTGCATGCGAGAGGACGGCTCCCGATCTTGCACGTGCTCGGAGATTCTCGACCGGGATCCCGGTTGCGTCTGCGACCGAAAACACTTCAACACTTTGCTTTGGGCTACTGTCACCGTCTTCCAG ATCTTGACACAAGAGGATTGGAATGTCGTCCTCTTCAACGGCATGGAGAAGACGAGCCATTGGGCGGCCCTCTACTTCGTGGCCCTCATGACGTTTGGCAACTACGTCCTCTTCAATCTACTCGTCGCCATTCTCGTCGAAGGTTTCTCCGCCGAG agaacGGAGCGATTGGAACGTGAGCAGCGGGAGCAGGCCAGACAGGAGCGTCACGCGGCAAGGGCTTTGGCCACGGCTGCCGCCCTGTCGATCCAGGACGAAGGAACATCCGGCGCCGGCTCTTGTCACGATGAGCAGGCACCCCCTCCGCCTAACGATTCGTCACCTGACTCACCTCaagagcaacagcagcagctccagcaGCTCCAACAACAGCACGACAACTACTTTTCGAGATCGTCGGTGACGGAGGAGAGTTGCAGTCCCGTCGGCTACGGTGGTGACAGTCGACTGCACCAAGTCGACTACACCCCGTCACCGGTCATCAACAGCGCCGAACTCGCCGACTTGCTACTCGAG GAGGAGCGCAAACAAGCCAAACTGGCATTGTTGGAGTCTCAACAACAGCGACGTCTTAAGGAGAATTCGTATAATGCCATTCAGGAGCAACAGCGTCGCGAATCCTTGCACAATAAGAGCCAGCTCGACTGCCCCGGAAGCCCGAACCATTACGATCCAAAGTCAAACATCGACAGAGGTTCATTCAAAC AAACGATCCTGCTCTGTCAGCCACCGCCGCCTTCCGTTATTTCCCGACCAGAATTCCAAACGAGGACAGCGATCAATGGTTCGGAAAGGATGGAGACGACAggagcgtcgtcgtcgtcgtctcagCATTTATTGCATCCGTCAGCGGCCGCTCCCATCATCACCCACACGGCGGCCACTCCACAAGGATCTCCCAACGCCACACTTGATTCCATTTGCAGCCGCAGGGACAGCAGCTCGTCGTCCTGCGTCAGACTGTCTCCCTTGAAGTCGGTCAAGTTGGTGGGATTGTCCTCGCCGCGGACTTCCGCCGAAACTTCGCCCCTGCACGGCGACGGCATCAATTTG ggacTTGAGACGCTGAGTTCGCCATCTTTACTGCGGACGCCGAGCAACAGATCGTGTGCCAGCTCGAGATCTTCCCGCCGATCCAGCCTCACCCCGATAATGCCCACTCGAAGTATTCTTAGCCGGAAGAGCAGTCTGGCAGCTCCCTCAGG AGGCCCGATGATTTCTTCGCCGGAAGAGTCGGCCGACACCAATTCGCTGTTGCCGCTATCTCCCTCGGAGGAtcgcggcggcggcggcaacgGCGTTTTGCGTCAGGGCAGCAAGAAATTGTGGAGGAAACTGTCGTCGCGCGAGACGGGCGGGATGCCTAATGTCGAGTCACAAGCGGATCTGGAAGCCGAGCTGGAAGAGGATCGAAATGCGGGCAATTACAACCTTCTCAACAACCTCAACAACCAACGACAGCCGAG TTGCAGTAATCACGATCGACTCGCGTGCAACGGCAGCGTCCAGCACGACGGGATCCACCAGCCGTTCAACCGGAAACCGATCCTGTCTCATCAGAACTCATTTGGCAGTCCGACGACGCTCAGTCCGCAGAATTCCATCCGCAGTAACGGCTCGTCGCCGCGGACTCCATCGCCCGGTTTCAATAACCTGACG cagcccaacaacaacaacaacagcagcaacttcAATTTCTCCATCGGGGAGGGACAGACGGGAGCCAACAGCGCCACCACCAAGACGGAAGAGgaagtggtggtggcggccaaGAAACCGTTGATTGTCCGCCTCTATGAGCGTTTCCCGCGGCTCAAGGAGCGCGAAGATTACGCCCTTTTCCTCCTATCGCCGGAAAATTC CATCCGGCAGTCTTGTGGTAACTTGGTGAGAAAGAGTTGGTTCGACCATTCGATCCTGTTTTTCATCGGATTGAATTGCGTCACGCTGGCCATGGAACGGCCGCTCATTCCTCCCGACTCGTTCGAGCGTGCCTTCCTTTCCCTGTCCAACTATGTCTTCACCTTTGTCTTTGCCATCGAAATGATGTTGAAAGTGCTGGCCGTTGGCATGTTCTACGGCTCCAACGCTTACTTCGATTCCGGATGGAACATCATGGACGGACTACTCGTCACCGTCTCCATCGTCGATATTCTCATGTCGCTTCTCTCTAGCGGCAGCCCACGCATTTTTGGCATTCTCAGA GTCTTCCGGCTGTTGCGATCCTTGAGACCGCTACGTGTCATTAACCGGGCGCCCGGCTTGAAATTGGTGGTTCAAACGTTACTATCTTCGCTGAAGCCCATCGGGAACATTGTGCTCATTTGTTGCACGTTCTTTATCATCTTTGGAATTTTGGGAGTCCAG TTATTCAAAGGCAGTTTCTTCTACTGCGAGGGACCCAACATCCGTTCGGTTCGCAATCGGACCGATTGTCTGGCGGCCGATCCTCGCAATATGTGGGTCAACCGCGCCTACAATTTCGACGACCTGGGACAGGCCTTGATGGCCCTCTTTGTCCTCTCATCCAAAGACGGCTGGGTCAACATCATGTACACTGGGCTGGACGCCGTTGGGGTCGACCAACAG CCGATCGAGAATTACAGTGAGTGGCGCTTAATCTACTTCATCTCGTTTCTGCTGCTGGTCGGCTTCTTCGTGCTCAACATGTTCGTCGGTGTCGTCGTCGAGAACTTTCACCGTTGCCGTGAGGAGCAGGAGAAGGAGGAGCGAGCTCGACGTATGGCCAAGCGGGCGCgcaaaatggagaagaagcgACGAA TTGGTATTGTAGTCGCACTCAATGACGTCATCGATGGCACTGAACGCGGACCTAAGCCCAGAGCCGTGAAAACGG AGATGCGACGGCCACCGTATTACACCAATTATTCACGTTCTCGGCTGCTGATTCACAACGTGGTGACATCTAAATATTTTGACTTGGCCATCGCCGCCGTCATCGGTCTCAATGTCGTCACCATGGCCATGGAATTTTACCTGATGCCGCCT GAACTGGAGTCTGCTTTGcgcattttcaattatttcttcacGGCCGTCTTCATCATCGAATCCGGTTGCAAAATGGTGGCCCTGGGAGTGAGACGGTACATCAAGGACCGCTGGAATCAGCTGGACGTTTCCATCGTCATCCTGTCCATTGGTGGCATCGTTTTAGAGGAAATGAAATCCGATTTAATTCCAATCAATCCCACCATCATTCGCGTCATGCGAGTCCTTCGGATAGCCAGAG TTTTGAAATTGCTGAAGATGGCCAAAGGAATCCGTTCTTTGTTGGACACGGTGATGCAAGCCCTGCCACAAGTCGGCAATCTTGGCCTCTTATTCTACTTGCTCTTCTTCATATTCGCCGCCCTCGGAGTTGAATTGTTTGGTCGACTGG AGTGCGACGACGACCATCCGTGCCAGGGACTGGGCGAGCACGCTCACTTTGCCAACTTTGGAATTGCTTTCTTGACGCTGTTCCGGGTGGCCACGGGCGACAATTGGAACGGCATCATGAAGGACACGCTGCGGGAGAACTGCGATCACTCGGCCGATTGCATCAAGAACTGCTGCGTGTCCCGCATCATCGCTCCCatctttttcgtcatcttcgtcCTGATGGCCCAGTTCGTCCTGGTcaacgtcgtcgtcgccgtTCTCATGAAACACCTAGAGGAATCGCACAAACAG aCGGCGGAAGAAAAGATTCAGACGCCGACAACGGAGACGGAGGGCGATACGGACGATGATGCTTTGGTGGAAGAGGTGCGAGAAACCAATGCCTATCCCATGATAACGTTGAGTGTGGACAGTGAAACGGAGGCTGAagtcagagaagaagaagatgtcaaagaagaggaagatcCAACAACGGCATCTTCAGTCTGCAGTCCTTGA